One Rosa chinensis cultivar Old Blush chromosome 3, RchiOBHm-V2, whole genome shotgun sequence DNA window includes the following coding sequences:
- the LOC112194433 gene encoding triacylglycerol lipase 2, which produces MAKYPSNPLLLVALLCAFAAGGINSLDQNGICKSLVETQGYTCQDHQVTTEDGYILGLQRIPSGRSSNNLTAQKLPVLLQHGLTMDAAAWLINPPDQALAFILADKGFDVWLANARGTQASRGHQSLSTNDPTYWEWTWDQLAAYDLPAFFNYVNNQTGQKVHYVGHSLGTLSVLAALSQQKLSNTLRSAALLSPVAYLGQITTMLGKISAQSHSVDGLYASGIREYPPQGVAGQNLETFLCSQPGVDCSNFMAAVTGPNCCITPTSSNLIFQHIPQSTSTKNMVHLSEMIRRGTITMFDYNFPAINMQHYNQLTPPVYNMASIPKDVPLFLGYGGRDALSDVNDVKALLNDLSDHDKDKLVEQYVEEYAHMDFIMGGNANQKVYDPLLTFFGQH; this is translated from the exons ATGGCCAAGTACCCTTCAAACCCTCTGCTTCTTGTGGCTCTACTTTGTGCTTTTGCAGCTGGAGGAATCAACAGTCTTGATCAAAATGGTATTTGCAAATCATTGGTGGAGACACAAGGCTATACTTGCCAAGACCATCAA GTAACGACAGAAGATGGTTACATCCTCGGATTGCAGAGGATTCCATCTGGACGTTCCAGTAACAATTTGACCGCTCAGAAGCTGCCTGTTTTATTACAACATGGACTTACGATG GATGCTGCAGCATGGCTAATCAATCCTCCAGATCAAGCTTTGGCGTTTATCTTAGCCGACAAGGGGTTTGATGTATGGCTTGCTAATGCTCGAGGAACGCAGGCTAGCCGTGGACACCAATCACTTAGTACTAATGATCCG ACTTATTGGGAATGGACATGGGATCAATTGGCTGCTTATGATCTTCCTGCTTTCTTTAATTATGTGAACAATCAAACAGGACAGAAAGTACACTATGTTGGCCATTCACTG GGAACATTGTCAGTATTAGCTGCCTTGTCACAACAAAAGCTGAGTAACACACTAAGATCAGCTGCTTTACTTAGCCCGGTTGCTTATCTGGGTCAGATCACCACAATGTTGGGAAAAATTTCTGCTCAATCACATTCTGTTGAT GGACTCTACGCCTCTGGTATCCGCGAATATCCTCCTCAAGG GGTAGCTGGACAGAACTTGGAGACATTTCTCTGCTCACAACCGGGTGTGGACTGCTCCAATTTTATGGCGGCTGTAACCG GTCCTAATTGCTGCATAACTCCAACAAGTTCAAATCTTATCTTTCAGCATATACCACAGTCCACTTCCACAAAAAATATGGTACATTTGTCTGAAA TGATCAGGAGAGGAACAATAACAATGTTTGATTACAATTTTCCGGCCATTAACATGCAACACTACAATCAGCTTACTCCTCCGGTGTACAACATGGCAAGCATTCCGAAAGACGTTCCTCTTTTCTTGGGCTATGGAGGGAGAGATGCACTTTCGGACGTCAATGATGTGAAGGCTTTGCTTAATGACCTTAGTGATCATGACAAGGACAAGCTTGTGGAACAATACGTGGAGGAGTATGCTCATATGGATTTCATTATGGGAGGGAATGCCAATCAAAAAGTCTACGATCCTCTGCTCACTTTCTTCGGGCAGCATTGA